From the genome of Colletotrichum higginsianum IMI 349063 chromosome 4, whole genome shotgun sequence, one region includes:
- a CDS encoding Afli avfa cytochrome p450 monooxygenase, with product MSSETTPNNGRTLAFFGATGRTGSETLNALLAKPNNPFRLKIFVRSREKLISKFPQFKADRNVEIFEGQVTDVSGVKKCLEGADTIICTLGDNDNKPTVRVLQDGTKSMVAALKQLKDDAGGEWARPRFILLSSATWNERFNVKTPAAVEWAIKNAFYYPYADLLKAHETLQAEPGLVELLLVQPPAIIEEEASGYSISVESVGVAVSYGDLGAAFVELATEEAYKGIGAVGVTSGLAKEGFARYAPEVLYRVVRGLMASYIPGFWRLIG from the coding sequence ATGTCGTCGGAAACCACACCAAACAACGGCCGCACCCTGGCTTTCTTTGGCGCAACGGGACGCACCGGAAGCGAGACCCTAAATGCCCTCCTTGCGAAACCCAACAACCCCTTTAGGCTCAAGATCTTCGTCCGCTCTCGCGAGAAGCTCATCTCCAAGTTCCCGCAATTCAAAGCCGACCGCAATGTCGAGATATTCGAAGGCCAAGTTACCGACGTCTCCGGCGTGAAGAAGTGCCTCGAAGGCGCCGACACCATCATCTGTACGCtcggcgacaacgacaacaagcCCACCGTTCGCGTGCTTCAAGACGGCACGAAGTCAATGGTCGCAGCGCTGAAGCAACTCAAGGATGACGCTGGAGGGGAGTGGGCAAGACCGcgcttcatcctcctctcgTCGGCGACTTGGAATGAGCGCTTTAATGTGAAGACACCGGCTGCCGTGGAGTGGGCCATCAAGAACGCTTTCTACTACCCTTACGCCGACCTCCTCAAGGCCCATGAGACGTTGCAAGCCGAGCCGGGACTGGTGGAGTTGCTGCTCGtgcagccgccggcgatcattgaggaggaggccagcgGGTATTCCATCAGCGTCGAGTCCGTCGGGGTGGCCGTTTCATACGGAGACCTCGGCGCGGCGTTTGTGGAACTggcgacggaggaggcgTACAAAGGCATCGGGGCTGTAGGTGTCACCTCGGGCCTGGCGAAGGAAGGGTTTGCAAGATACGCACCCGAAGTGTTGTACAGAGTTGTCAGAGGGCTGATGGCAAGTTACATCCCGGGATTCTGGAGACTGATTGGTTGA
- a CDS encoding Major facilitator superfamily transporter → MPAHSDHSGQEDSHGVVVRVPDSASRVAENEKNGASPTSPEGHRSSEPVEFKEGGYGWVVVGCVFLINAHTWGLNSSYAVFLAYYLNSGAFPDASPIVLAFVGGLSFSVGESHSSPRVSQVFPCHLSHTPGPALLIAPIVTFCIPRIGTQPTLGIGVVVQAAALIGASFTTQIWHLLLSQGIGFGVGMGFTFNSTVGVVPQWFVTRRSFANSIATAGSGLGGLVYSLGTNAMIRNIGLPWAFRILAILSFVVNGACCLMMKDRNKALGSVHVAFHKDIFKRIEFWLFVSWGFFGLFGYVISVFSLADYAHTVGFNASQGSILSAMFNLSQGIGRPVIGLVSDRFGRINVAGLGTLIAGLATFFIWIFAGKHFAGTIVFALFGAFAGVLWPTVGPVGAEVVGIQLLPSALSIFWMILVIPATFAEPIALTIKTSGVDAYLNVQLFTGVMYIAAFISIWFLRVWKIRELETIALSEEDVLRNDDAVSLTTSRRTELKPGIFRSMFQGMLTLKRV, encoded by the exons ATGCCTGCTCACTCCGATCATTCCGGTCAAGAGGACAGCCACGGTGTCGTGGTGCGGGTGCCTGACAGTGCTTCCAGGGTAGCGGAGAATGAGAAGAATGGTGCTTCGCCGACGAGTCCTGAAGGCCACCGGTCGAGTGAGCCGGTAGAATTTAAAGAAGGCGGCTACGGATG ggtcgtcgtcggttgCGTCTTTCTCATCAACGCTCACACCTGGGGCTTGAACTCG TCTTATGCCGTTTTCCTCGCCTACTATCTCAACTCCGGAGCCTTTCCAGACGCAAGCCCCATCGTTCTGGCTTTCGTCGGCGGCTTGTCCTTCTCCGTCGGTGAGTCTCACTCCTCCCCCCGAGTTTCCCAGGTGTTCCCTTGTCATCTCTCTCACACCCCCGGGCCAGCTCTGCTCATCGCCCCGATCGTAACCTTTTGCATCCCCCGTATCGGAACTCAACCGActctcggcatcggcgttGTCGTCCAAGC CGCGGCCCTCATCGGCGCCTCTTTCACAACCCAGATATGGCATCTCCTTCTATCCCAGGgcatcggcttcggcgtcggaATGGGCTTCACCTTCAACtccaccgtcggcgtcgtccccCAGTGGTTTGTCACCCGCCGATCCTTCGCCAATTCCATCGCCACTGCCGGctccggcctcggcggcctcgtctaCTCCCTGGGCACCAACGCTATGATCCGTAACATCGGCCTGCCGTGGGCGTTCCGTATCCTCGCGATCCTGTCGTTCGTTGTGAACGGCGCGTGCTGTCTGATGATGAAAGACCGTAACAAGGCGCTCGGCAGCGTGCATGTCGCGTTCCACAAGGACATCTTCAAGAGGATCGAGTTTTGGCTGTTCGTGTCCTGGGGCTTCTTTGGGCTGTTCGGGTACGTGATATCCGTCTTTTCGCTGGCGGATTACGCGCACACGGTCGGCTTCAATGCCAGCCAGGGGTCCATCCTGTCGGCGATGTTCAACT TGTCCCAAGGCATCGGGCGTCCCGTTATCGGCCTTGTCAGTGACCGCTTCGGTCGCATCAACGTTGCTGGGCTGGGCaccctcatcgccggcctcgcgaCGTTCTTCATTTGGATCTTCGCCGGCAAGCACTTCGCGGGCACCATTGTCTTTGCTCTTTTCGGCGCCTTTGCCGGCGTGCTCTGGCCGACCGTTGGACCCGTCGGTGCCGAAGTCGTCGGGATCCAGCTCCTCCCATCGGCGCTGTCCATCTTCTGGATGATCCTTGTCATCCCGGCAACCTTTGCCGAGCCCATCGCTTTGACGATCAAGACCTCGGGGGTTGACGCGTACCTGAACGTCCAGCTTTTCACTGGTGTCATGTACATCGCGGCCTTCATATCAA TTTGGTTCCTCCGAGTTTGGAAAATCAGAGAACTAGAGACGATCGCTCTCTCGGAAGAAGATGTCTTGCGCAATGATGACGCCGTCTctttgacgacctcgaggcgAACGGAGCTCAAGCCAGGCATCTTTAGGTCCATGTTCCAGGGCATGCTGACATTGAAGCGTGTTTGA